In Microcaecilia unicolor chromosome 1, aMicUni1.1, whole genome shotgun sequence, the following are encoded in one genomic region:
- the LOC115462702 gene encoding oocyte zinc finger protein XlCOF6-like yields the protein MPNVHFFFNLEKDDLNYSNIELNHWKLSKKPEEEKRLSANEETSSCSDWEEKGTKQWISGNKQKKNSTGLAVHEHSTGNITPTGKEQRLQPTDERCLCDACKIFLGACVALKSWQSSGCEARSCNCTDSEKNSTQKGDLQGSQKPCIRETYFTCAEGERGFTGKEELMQDQNIKKEIRKCTSAEYEERFSTESNIAKYQKPSTNERVFSCHSSDENYNHQGNVTRNREFQPGEKQVLGTECKESFSHWKSFTEHKKTHIGVESVSSANSETVLCRKLNLSNYQTIQKMETLHPYADCVSSVHQERNLGKYSVVKPDTDKKCGKSITMDSFAVQHRIHMAVKCHMCPECGKSFRRRTDLTIHQRIHTGVKPFTCAECGKSFTQKVNLTVHQRTHTGVKPYTCAECGKSFGQKSLLTVHQRIHTGEKPFTCSERNKCISDETFLTVHQKIQKEEKPFTCFECDKSFNGKRSLTMHQRIHTGVKQFTCTECGKSFGWKSRFLVHQRIHTGEKPFACSDCGKSFCDKTSFTAHQRIHTGLKQFTCAECGKRFGWKSRLIIHQRSHTGEKPFACTECGKSFGRKSCLLMHQRIHTGEKPFTCPECGKSFGYKPRLLVHQRLHTGEKPFVCSECGKSFYDNTCFIVHRRIHTGLKPFICAECGKSFGRKSRLTVHQRIHTGEKPFTCSECGKSFRWKSCLLMHQRIHTGEKPFTCPECGKSFGCKSRLLVHQKIHTHEKLFACSKCGKSFRDKTSFTVHRRFHTELKSFTCAECGKTFKWKSRLIVHQRRHTGEKPFPCTECGKRFRNKSYLAVHQRTHKRVEK from the coding sequence ATGCCtaatgttcactttttttttaacctagaaAAAGATGATCTCAATTATAGTAATATAGAGCTAAATCACTGGAAGCTCAGTAAGAAGCCTGAAGAGGAAAAGAGGTTATCGGCAAACGAAGAAACTTCTTCCTGTTCTGACTGGGAAGAAAAGGGAACAAAGCAATGGATCTCaggaaataaacagaaaaaaaattcaaCAGGCTTAGCTGTGCATGAGCACAGTACCGGTAATATCACACCTACCGGGAAAGAGCAGAGACTCCAGCCAACAGATGAAAGATGTTTATGTGATGCTTGCAAGATATTTCTTGGGGCTTGTGTAGCTCTGAAATCATGGCAGAGCTCTGGTTGTGAAGCAAGATCTTGTAACTGTACAGACAGTGAAAAAAACTCTACTCAAAAGGGAGACCTACAAGGATCACAGAAACCATGCATAAGAGAGACCTATTTTACATGTGCAGAGGGTGAGAGAGGGTTCACTGGAAAGGAAGAGCTAATGCAGGACCAGAACATTAAGAAGGAAATTAGAAAGTGTACAAGTGCAGAATATGAGGAACGTTTTAGCACTGAATCAAATATTGCAAAATACCAGAAACCCAGTACCAATGAGAGAGTATTTTCATGTCATAGTAGTGATGAAAATTATAACCACCAAGGAAATGTCACAAGAAATAGAGAATTTCAACCAGGagagaaacaagttttaggtACAGAATGTAAGGAAAGCTTCAGTCACTGGAAATCATTTACGGAACATAAAAAAACTCATATTGGTGTGGAATCAGTCTCTTCTGCTAACTCTGAAACAGTCTTATGTAGGAAACTTAATCTTTCAAATTACCAGacaattcagaaaatggagacaCTACATCCTTATGCTGACTGTGTTAGCAGTGTCCATCAGGAAAGAAATCTTGGAAAATATTCAGTAGTTAAACCAGATACAGATAAAAAATGCGGTAAAAGTATCACGATGGATAGCTTTGCAGTCCAACACAGAATCCATATGGCAGTAAAATGCCACATGtgccctgagtgtggtaaaagttttaggCGGAGGACAGatctcacaatacaccagagaatacacacaggagtgaaaccatttacatgtgcagagtgtggtaaaagctttactcagAAGGTAAACCTAACAGTGCACCAGCGAACTCACACAGGGGTGAAACCTTATACATGTGCTGAGTGTGGCAAAAGCTTTGGGCAAAAATCACTCCTCacagtacaccagagaatccacacaggagaaaaaccatttacatgttctgagcgTAATAAGTGTATCAGTGATGAGACATTCCTCACAGTGCACCAGAAAATCCAAAAggaagagaaaccatttacatgttttgAATGCGATAAAAGCTTCAATGGCAAAAGGtccctcacaatgcaccagagaatccacacaggagtaaaacaatttacatgtactgaatgtGGAAAAAGCTTTGGGTGGAAATCACGCTTCTtagtacaccagagaatccacacaggtgaaaaACCATTTGCGTGTTCTGACTGTGGTAAAAGTTTCTGTGACAAAACATCTTTCACAGCGCAtcaaagaatccacacaggactAAAACAATTTACATGTGCTGAGTGTGGGAAAAGGTTTGGGTGGAAATCACGCCTTATAATACACCAGAGaagccacacaggagagaaaccatttgcatgtactgagtgtgggaaAAGCTTTGGGCGGAAATCATGCCTTTTAATGCAccaaagaatccacacaggagaaaaaccatttacatgtcctgagtgtgggaAAAGCTTTGGATATAAACCACGCCTCTTAGTGCACCAGAgactccacacaggtgagaaaccATTTgtatgttctgaatgtggtaaaagcttctatGACAACACATGTTTCATAGTGCATCgaagaatccacacaggactAAAACCATTTATATGTGCTGAGTGTGGGAAAAGCTTTGGGCGGAAATCACGCCTTAcagtgcaccagagaatccacacaggagagaaaccgtttaCTTGTTCTGAGTGTGGGAAGAGCTTTAGGTGGAAATCATGCCTCttaatgcaccagagaatccacacgggagaaaaaccatttacatgtcctgagtgtgggaaaagctttggttgtaaatCACGCCTCTTAGTgcaccagaaaatccacacacATGAGAAACTATTTGCTTGTtctaaatgtggtaaaagcttccgtGACAAAACATCTTTCACAGTGCATCGAAGATTCCACACAGAACTAAAATCATTTACATGTGCTGAGTGTGGGAAAACCTTTAAGTGGAAATCACGCCTTATAGTGCACCAGAGAAGacatacaggagaaaaaccatttccatgtactgaatgtggtaaaaggttcAGAAATAAGTCATATCTCGCAGTGCATCAGAGAACCCACAAAAGAGTGGAAAAGTAg